TTCGGTCGACAACTCTGCCGTGGTTGAAGAAAATCAGGGTCGGGATAGATTCGACGCCAAACTTTGTGGCAATTTGGCCGTACTTGTCCGCGTCTATTTGGCCAAATGCAACTTCACCGGAGAATTCCAACGCCAGCCCCTCGATGATGGGTGTCAGAATGTCGGAAGACCCACTCCATCTGGTACAAAAGTGTACCGAGACCGGCTGCAAGTTTTCAAGCACCCGCTGATTAAAGTTCTTGTCCGACAGGATTAGCAGGTTCGCTTTTTTCTTCATAATCTACTCTTTTTTCGAGTCATTGTTCATAGATGAAATATTTATTTGATGCCACTTCCTTATTAACTCACTGGCATAGTTTCCTTGTTCGTCCTGCCAAAAATGTCCCGCCTCGAGTAGATGAGTTTGATGATTTGGGAAATGCTTCTTAAATCGTTCTAATTGATCTTGTTTAAAGGCGAAGTCTTTTATGCCCCAGGTAAAGAGCACCGGTATACTTCCAATTTTGTTCAAATTCTTTTCTACAGCTTTTTCGAATTCATAAGCTTTAACGAGCTGCCGAGGGAAAATTGCTGTTTGGATACGATTCCCCTTTTTAGCAAAGGGCGCTTTGTACATGGCCAGAGCTTCTTTTGATGGCTTTTTGTAAAAGCCTTTTTTCATAAATACCTGCCACACGCCGTTAAAGCTTCTGCTCATCCACCGACCAATGGGTCCACCCATTAGCCAACTGAAACCTTCATAACGATAATTGCCCTTTAAGGGCCAGGCCCAGGTGTTACCCAAAACTGCTCCAATAATTTTATCAGGATATTTTTCGGCAACACTCAACCCGATGGGACCACCCCAATCCTGAGCGATCAGGATGTAACTGTCAATGTTTAATTTCAGTAAAAATTCTTCGATCACTTTGCTATGCGATTCGGCAAGAAAATCAAAAGTGTCTGTTTGTTCTGATAACCCAAACCCCGGCAAATCAGGCGCTATACATCTAAAATCGCTTTTTAGATTATCTATCATTTTTCGGTACAAGAATGACCAGGTAGGATTGCCATGCAGCATCAATAAAACCGGCCCTTTACCTTCATCGAGGTAATGGATTTTTGTTCCATCATCTAAATGAAGAAAGTTATTTTGAAAAGGGAAAAGGGCTTTGTCTACATTGAATTTCATCATAGTTACCATTCATATTAAGTAACAAACACCGTATTTTTACTTGCTTGATTTCATGGATGTTATTTTTTTTATTTAATTTTTAATTATCTTTTGGCAATCACCATTTTGTAGGTTTAACATAACTAAGATTGGGACGAGGAAAGAAAAATTGTTTATCGGCTGTCTTGTAAAGCTTTATACTATCGACATGCAGATGATGTAGTCTCGGCCAATCATCCGGTTCATCTCCAAATACAATGCGAAACTCAAAAGGAAGCAAAAGACCCTCAACATTGCGATAGTTCATATAGCTGATGGTTGCGACCACAAAGCTGCCCTGGTCTCTCACCGAAAACGTCATATAATCCAAGCGTGCCGTATCTCGGGAAATCCACAATATATACTGGTCAATCGTCTTCTTAGGCTCAAAACCATCCCAGGTTGCCATCACAAGATCATAAATCTTTCCTTCCCATTCTTTCTCACCCATTAATGCAACTGTATTGGCCTCCTGAACGCGGAATGGTAATAACAAAAAATAGTTCCCGGTGGCCACATAAAAAAACACACCGAAGTCTTGCTCAAATACAGGCTCTTCCCCAGGTTCTATCTTGTAACATGCCCAATTCTGCAGCCCCCACTGCAAGCCTTGTTCAGGCCCATCTAAAAATTCAAACCGTCCATTGTCCGTGCCAAGCAAGGTCGTCATCTTTAACTGTTGGGGGTAATGGGGATAGTAACCAAACTTCCAACGATAAGGAGCAAATATGTTATGTGCGGCTACAGCCTCAATAACCTTGAATTGTTTCCATTGCGACCTGCCTCCGTGTGCAATAAGCATTTTCTCAAGTAGCTCCCGCCCTCTTTTCATATCATGAGCTGTGGGATCATGCATTTGTATGTTTTCCGGCAAAGGGATGGAAACCTTCCGCATTATCATTCCGAAAATCAATGCCATGAGTGCTACGGATGTCAGGCCAATAATGATTTTTTTTCTCATCTTATATTCCTTTAATCATTTAACTTCTGAACTCGACAACATGCGCGCGAATGAATTCCGCCAACGATTGTGGCGGCCGGCCGCCGATTTTTTCCACCACGTCCGTTTCAGCACTAAAGACACCATCTTGATGGTCCTGGGCCACCGCCGCCAGATGGGTCGCCAGGAACTCGGGCATGCCTGCCTTTTCCACGAGCGCCGTGCGCCATTGCTGGATTGGCAAGTTCACGTACTCAACAGGTTTACCGAGTTCCGTCGTAAGCACCTCTGCCATTTCCGCGATCGTCATGTCCCGGGGGCCGGTGAGGATATAATGCTGACCGACGTGGGGTTCTGGATCCGCCAGAATCCCGACGACGACCCGCGCGATGTCCTCGGCCGTTACCGGTGCATGCTTCCCATCACCGAACGGAAGAACTAACTTGCCGGCTTCAGCAATGCTTGGGCCGCTGAAGAGGTAAAGGTCTTCCGCGAAGAAGGTCGGGTGAATGTGTGAGGCGCCAATGTTGGCCCAGTCCAATACCTGTTCCGACAACCAGTGATGGCGGGCCAACGGACTTGTGGCTTTCTCTCGTGCCGAGATTTGAGACATATTGACGAGCGCCCTCACCCCCACATCACGGGCGGCTACAGCCACGTTGGTGGCAGCTTCCAGCAGCCGGTCACCCTGAGGGGGGTAGCAGAAATAGAATCGCTTGACGCCCCGCATGGCAGATCGAACTGACTGGAGGTCCAAAAAGTCGCCTTGGAGTATCTCGGCCCCGAGTGCTTCCAGCCGCTCCGACCGTTCATCAATCCGGTGTACGAACGCACGCACAGGGAATTCACGCTTCAGGAGCTGCTCGACCACAAAGGTACCCGTTTTGCCGGTGGCTCCGGTAACCAAGATCCTTGGCTTAGACATAATCATTTCTCATTTTTTATGATTTGTAAGTACTTAATTTTATAGCGCCTTAAGGTTGTGTTTCGCAATTGTGCCCTTACTCGACATCATCGGGACAACATGATTTTAAAATATCCGGATTTGACTTGGCGACTCCTTCTGCAATTTCCTCACTCGTGTAGCGCGGCGTGATGTGTTGTGGGCAATTCCAATCATAG
The candidate division KSB1 bacterium genome window above contains:
- a CDS encoding thiol reductase thioredoxin translates to MKKKANLLILSDKNFNQRVLENLQPVSVHFCTRWSGSSDILTPIIEGLALEFSGEVAFGQIDADKYGQIATKFGVESIPTLIFFNHGRVVDRTTGVISKSELTKKLKALLGK
- a CDS encoding alpha/beta fold hydrolase: MMKFNVDKALFPFQNNFLHLDDGTKIHYLDEGKGPVLLMLHGNPTWSFLYRKMIDNLKSDFRCIAPDLPGFGLSEQTDTFDFLAESHSKVIEEFLLKLNIDSYILIAQDWGGPIGLSVAEKYPDKIIGAVLGNTWAWPLKGNYRYEGFSWLMGGPIGRWMSRSFNGVWQVFMKKGFYKKPSKEALAMYKAPFAKKGNRIQTAIFPRQLVKAYEFEKAVEKNLNKIGSIPVLFTWGIKDFAFKQDQLERFKKHFPNHQTHLLEAGHFWQDEQGNYASELIRKWHQINISSMNNDSKKE
- a CDS encoding NmrA family NAD(P)-binding protein; protein product: MSKPRILVTGATGKTGTFVVEQLLKREFPVRAFVHRIDERSERLEALGAEILQGDFLDLQSVRSAMRGVKRFYFCYPPQGDRLLEAATNVAVAARDVGVRALVNMSQISAREKATSPLARHHWLSEQVLDWANIGASHIHPTFFAEDLYLFSGPSIAEAGKLVLPFGDGKHAPVTAEDIARVVVGILADPEPHVGQHYILTGPRDMTIAEMAEVLTTELGKPVEYVNLPIQQWRTALVEKAGMPEFLATHLAAVAQDHQDGVFSAETDVVEKIGGRPPQSLAEFIRAHVVEFRS